The Zingiber officinale cultivar Zhangliang chromosome 9A, Zo_v1.1, whole genome shotgun sequence genome window below encodes:
- the LOC122020430 gene encoding protein ESSENTIAL FOR POTEXVIRUS ACCUMULATION 1-like isoform X1: MCCFKLKMFFMLTLRSHTNIEVGPVMKLDPNEEMEKLNEAPNSMTLSYFMGWNFNPNSEVENNQSAIDIQGSGNPIPLSPQWLISKAADSKESDSIHDNKTDALKASVTVDGFSSVGKKKDVYRPILHDSEGGRRDRWHDEERETNSAIRRDRWREGDKEPGDIRRTEHWPENSSKHSGEIRRVPSERWVDSGNKEIDLRRDSKWSTRWGPSGKESDNWREKWLDSSKGSNTTPDKGSPYFNSHGKDMNNHGKETEGDDHYSRSWRSNYGLGRGRGDSSHNQLHTPLKQPHVQGYSRGRLENGISSMFAGRGRFNSSVNNRNSETSCVHLVGSFHEKVDDTSELSGLRYTRIKMLDIYMKTDIKSIRSSFNEFVEVPPLTEEETLEPIAFSAPTADESVIIKGIDKGDIVSSGVPQVSKESSIGRSTSEAIPSRQTKLDYDMPNSADSYKDQIDNSEVENCILLEIPPYDKQQYQNSSSSRSRSKDLDVITPDADEMISKESIRLVTASPCVPQRSQSTGDYKPGSVHDKCMRSSHLQKDIESKHGPAITSAFYCNTDGIALHSDAKNEAYMKKQLSEVTKETHPFFSKDVLAARRMQLTSPENLLLYYKDPQGQIQGPFSGGDVIAWFEAGYFGIDLQVCLAGSPADTPFSSLGDVMPHLRAKAGPPPGFAAVNHVSAMGETLKGKFAGSSSILNGLGEYDVLTNGKKDSNIAATEAQNLFLESLMSGNISSSTSETLSFSRGMQESGGTASCLPSVVGESGNDTNYLSAQTRLLERRRSSVNPVSYLSGGDPSSVPSSETDLISESLPQSKLFPSVVDSSDQTPKPQQFDLLSLLHAGADKSVSLTSGHSAPFSNFSDVATVNNLLHAGAELPAEVLSMHYNQHLPSQIRFGGQQQGFQPANQPSLPNLISQHSDSSFVPPGKFPPSEMHQDLRLQSLAQQHYLLSQLHLPSQVPSAQLPLLEKLLLLQQQQEQQQLLIQQQQQQQQHQQYQQMLSKAVSSHQSQQQFIDSSYGQTSGNIAMDHVMLHRGNEQFQIGQQLPVAYEGSGRASYYYDTNLQNSLDESSLNSGPPSMPIPLQIRDQTIASKEFDTQFVMDNVANLPNTKTKQEMIDGSNFSKARQGYEELGFESQNITQSSSGAEKEQEVALVSQAQELAPLGLEESQLSVDFLPPMTDLGPDIDISLLELNDQNNDQSAPNITVEIQDRKKSSEKKSKKQKKFKTKINLDAGKELSNLVSSQTSHVNVEVGANANEAKFELVNDVSIAVTTEMSESQSSRVPSHANPVPSEPKDEEVNASAVATLAFNPRVSSTQWAWKSAPGFKPKSLLEIQQEEQLKAQRGMGSETVAVTPAVVAPSPASWSSITNLENKLFRDTVLESNTLFINSEDPLKSKSRKSNLHDLLAEEVLAKSNNDIESSASNAQNSLLSLPSQGQAHVDASAHVDASAIDVNDFVEAKDTRKARKKASKSKAVGAKIQQPVSSAELSASPSTVKKDKITHQVQGKETLLVPPAAPSLGDFVLWKEDQSSSLPPLAWSMDSKKQQRPMSLRDIQMEQQKRSGTMQQQQAPIQTAKVQPNHASRGSETWQVSGSSPSNTASSVQFVSQVSNQTKSRAEDDLFWGLPEQLKPELKNRSDFPPTESSVSKAAKGSTLKGVSGAGTGQKLVGSRGMEYTLSSSVPSLPTPKGKGIAATKNSEAKEFQDWCVNEWIRLTGTNDTSFLEFCIKQSMSEAKMLLQENLGSLDRNHDFIDKFLNYKEFLPSDVLEAAFQLQKSHPISVENAGHRNPNAPTVADADEGLDEAVEGLPKGRGKKKGKKGHKVSSALLGFNVASNRIMMGEIQSLED, from the exons ATGTGTTGTTTCAAATTGAAGATGTTCTTTATGCTGACTCTAAGATCACATACTAACATAGAGGTTGGACCAGTGATGAAACTGGACCCGAATGAAGAGATGGAGAAGTTGAATGAGGCACCAAACTCAATGACTTTATCATACTTCATGGGTTGGAATTTTAATCCAAACTCTGAGGTGGAAAATAATCAATCAGCAATAG ACATTCAAGGCTCTGGGAATCCTATACCTCTTTCTCCTCAATGGCTGATTTCGAAGGCAGCTGATAGTAAG GAATCAGACAGTATTCATGACAACAAGACAGATGCTCTGAAGGCATCAGTAACTGTTGATGGTTTTTCTAGTGTTGGTAAGAAAAAGGATGTCTATAGGCCTATCTTGCATGACTCAGAAGGTGGTCGTCGAGATCGGTGGCATGATGAAGAGAGGGAAACAAATTCTGCCATTCGCCGAGACCGTTGGAGGGAGGGAGACAAGGAACCTGGTGATATACGCAGGACAGAACATTGGCCTGAAAATTCCTCCAAGCATTCTGGGGAAATACGGCGTGTTCCATCTGAAAGATGGGTTGATTCTGGGAACAAGGAAATTGACCTGCGACGTGACAGCAAATGGAGCACAAGATGGGGACCAAGTGGTAAGGAGTCAGATAACTGGCGTGAGAAGTGGTTGGATTCTAGCAAAGGCAGTAACACAACTCCTGACAAAGGCTCACCATATTTCAATAGTCATGGAAAGGACATGAATAATCATGGAAAGGAGACTGAAGGAGATGATCACTATTCTCGTTCATGGCGATCTAACTATGGTTTAGGTCGTGGAAGGGGAGACTCATCTCATAACCAACTGCATACCCCTCTCAAACAGCCTCATGTGCAAGGCTATAGTCGAGGAAGACTAGAGAATGGGATATCATCCATGTTTGCTGGTCGAGGAAGATTTAACTCTAGTGTGAACAATAGGAACAGTGAGACTTCTTGTGTTCATCTGGTTGGTTCTTTTCACGAAAAGGTTGATGATACCTCTGAACTTTCTGGTTTAAGATATACTAGGATAAAAATGCTTGATATATATATGAAAACTGATATAAAGAGTATTAGATCATCATTTAATGAATTTGTTGAAGTTCCTCCCCTAACTGAAGAGGAAACATTGGAGCCCATAGCATTTTCTGCTCCTACAGCTGATGAATCA GTTATTATCAAGGGAATTGACAAAGGAGATATTGTGAGTAGTGGTGTTCCTCAAGTATCCAAGGAATCTTCCATTGGGAGGTCTACTTCGGAAGCCATCCCATCTAGGCAAACTAAATTAG ATTATGACATGCCAAATTCTGCAGATAGTTATAAAGATCAAATTGACAATTCTGAGGTGGAGAATTGCATCCTTTTGGAGATCCCACCATATGATAAACAACAATATCAAAATAGTAGTTCGAGTAGATCTCGATCAAAAG ACTTAGATGTTATCACTCCTGATGCTGATGAGATGATTTCTAAAGAAAGTATCAGGCTAGTGACTGCATCGCCTTGTGTTCCACAAAGATCTCAGTCAACTGGGGACTATAAACCTGGTTCTGTGCATGATAAGTGTATGCGATCCTCTCATCTGCAGAAAGATATAGAGTCAAAGCATGGCCCTGCCATTACCTCTGCGTTCTACTGTAACACTGATGGAATTGCTTTACACTCAGATGCCAAAAACGAGGCCTATATGAAAAAACAACTATCTGAGGTGACAAAGGAAACCCATCCCTTCTTCTCCAAGGATGTGTTGGCTGCAAGGAGGATGCAACTCACTTCACCAGAAAATCTTTTACTATATTACAAAGATCCTCAAGGTCAAATTCAAGGTCCCTTTTCTGGAGGTGATGTTATTGCATGGTTTGAAGCAGGATATTTTGGTATCGATCTGCAAGTCTGCCTTGCAGGTTCTCCTGCTGATACACCTTTTTCTTCCCTTGGAGATGTTATGCCACATTTAAGAGCAAAGGCTGGACCACCGCCTGGATTTGCGGCGGTCAACCATGTTTCTGCAATGGGCGAGACACTTAAGGGTAAATTTGCTGGTTCCAGTAGCATTCTTAATGGTCTTGGTGAATATGATGTGCTTACAAATGGAAAAAAGGACTCAAATATTGCTGCAACTGAAGCACAAAATCTGTTTTTGGAGTCTTTGATGTCTGGTAATATTAGCAGTTCAACTTCAGAAACCTTGTCATTCAGTAGAG GTATGCAAGAATCCGGTGGGACTGCTAGTTGCTTGCCTTCTGTGGTAGGAGAAAGTGGGAATGATACTAATTACCTCTCGGCACAAACCAGGTTGTTGGAGAGACGAAGGTCATCAGTGAACCCTGTCTCATATTTGTCAGGTGGTGACCCATCATCAGTTCCTAGCTCTGAAACAGATTTGATTTCAGAATCTTTACCACAGTCTAAGCTGTTTCCGTCAGTTGTGGACTCTTCTGATCAAACTCCTAAGCCCCAGCAATTTGACTTGCTGTCCCTTTTGCATGCTGGTGCTGATAAGTCGGTTTCGCTAACTAGTGGCCATAGTGCACCTTTTTCAAACTTTTCAGATGTTGCAACCGTAAATAATCTCCTTCATGCTGGTGCTGAGCTTCCGGCCGAGGTATTGAGTATGCATTATAATCAACATTTGCCATCTCAGATTAGATTTGGAGGCCAGCAACAGGGTTTCCAGCCAGCTAACCAACCCTCATTACCTAATTTAATATCTCAACACAGTGATTCTTCTTTTGTTCCACCTGGTAAATTTCCTCCATCTGAGATGCACCAGGATCTGCGATTGCAGAGTTTGGCGCAACAACACTATCTTCTATCTCAACTTCATTTGCCATCTCAGGTTCCTTCTGCTCAATTACCATTGTTAGAAAAGTTATTACTGCTTCAACAACAGCAAGAGCAGCAGCAGCTCTTAatacagcagcagcagcagcaacaacaacatcaGCAATATCAGCAAATGCTTTCAAAAGCTGTTTCCAGTCATCAGTCTCAGCAACAGTTCATTGATTCTTCTTATGGACAAACATCTGGCAATATTGCTATGGATCATGTTATGCTTCACAGAGGTAACGAACAATTTCAGATTGGTCAGCAGTTGCCAGTTGCTTATGAAGGTAGTGGACGAGCATCATATTATTATGATACTAACTTACAAAATTCTCTGGATGAAAGTTCATTGAATTCTGGACCTCCATCTATGCCTATTCCACTTCAGATCCGTGACCAAACAATTGCTTCAAAGGAATTTGATACTCAATTTGTGATGGATAATGTTGCTAATCttccaaacaccaaaacaaaaCAAGAGATGATAGACGGTTCAAATTTCTCTAAGGCTCGGCAGGGTTATGAGGAATTGGGTTTTGAATCCCAAAATATTACTCAAAGCTCGAGTGGTGCTGAGAAAGAGCAAGAGGTAGCATTGGTTTCTCAGGCTCAAGAATTGGCACCCCTAGGCCTAGAAGAGAGTCAACTGTCTGTAGATTTTCTACCTCCTATGACAGATCTTGGACCTGATATAGATATTTCTTTGTTAGAGCTCAATGATCAAAACAACGATCAGTCCGCCCCTAATATAACTGTAGAAATACAAGACAGGAAAAAAAGTtctgaaaaaaaatctaagaagcAAAAGAAATTCAAGACAAAAATAAATTTAGATGCCGGGAAAGAATTGTCCAATTTAGTTTCTAGCCAGACATCACATGTGAAtgttgaagttggtgcaaatgCTAATGAAGCTAAATTTGAATTAGTGAATGATGTTTCTATTGCAGTTACTACTGAAATGTCTGAATCACAAAGTTCTCGAGTGCCATCCCATGCAAATCCTGTACCTAGTGAACCAAAAGATGAAGAAGTCAATGCCAGTGCAGTTGCTACACTGGCATTCAATCCGAGGGTATCATCAACTCAGTGGGCATGGAAATCTGCTCCAGGGTTCAAACCTAAATCTCTGTTGGAGATACAACAGGAGGAACAGCTGAAGGCACAAAGAGGAATGGGTTCTGAAACTGTTGCTGTGACACCTGCTGTAGTTGCTCCATCTCCAGCCTCTTGGTCATCAATCACTAATTTGGAAAATAAGCTATTCAGGGATACTGTTCTTGAATCAAATACACTCTTTATCAACTCTGAAGATCCTCTTAAATCAAAGAGCAGGAAAAGCAATTTGCATGATTTATTGGCCGAAGAAGTTTTGGCTAAGTCAAATAATGATATTGAGTCTTCAGCTAGCAATGCTCAGAATTCACTTCTATCACTACCATCACAAGGACAAGCACATGTTGATGCTTCAGCACATGTTGATGCTTCTGCTATTGACGTCAATGATTTTGTTGAGGCAAAAGACACTAGAAAAGCTCGCAAAAAGGCATCAAAGTCAAAAGCTGTTGGAGCCAAGATACAACAACCAGTTAGTTCTGCTGAATTGTCTGCATCTCCATCAACTGTTAAAAAGGATAAAATTACACACCAAGTACAAGGAAAAGAAACTTTATTGGTTCCCCCTGCTGCTCCATCATTAGGAGATTTTGTTCTTTGGAAGGAGGATCAATCAAGCTCTCTTCCTCCACTAGCATGGTCTATGGACTCTAAGAAGCAGCAGAGACCGATGTCACTAAGAGACATTCAAATGGAACAACAGAAGAGGTCTGGAACCATGCAACAACAGCAGGCTCCAATACAAACTGCTAAAGTTCAGCCAAACCATGCAAGTCGGGGAAGTGAGACTTGGCAGGTTAGTGGGTCATCGCCATCTAACACTGCATCATCCGTTCAGTTTGTTTCACAAGTTTCAAATCAGACAAAATCTAGAGCCGAAGATGATCTATTTTGGGGGTTGCCTGAGCAATTGAAACCGGAACTCAAAAA CAGGTCAGACTTCCCTCCAACCGAGAGCTCTGTCAGCAAGGCAGCAAAAGGCTCCACCTTAAAAGGAGTTTCTGGAGCAGGAACAGGGCAGAAACTTGTTGGAAGTAGAGGCATGGAGTATACTCTTTCCTCATCCGTGCCCAGTTTGCCAACTCCGAAGGGAAAGGGCATTGCTGCTACAAAGAACTCAG AGGCGAAGGAATTCCAAGATTGGTGTGTGAATGAGTGGATCCGGCTCACAGGGACTAATG ACACCAGTTTTCTGGAATTTTGCATAAAGCAATCAATGTCGGAGGCCAAGATGCTACTGCAAGAAAACCTTGGTTCTCTGGACCGCAATCATGATTTCATCGACAAGTTCCTCAACTATAAAGAGTTCTTGCCTTCAGATGTCCTCGAAGCTGCATTCCAGCTGCAGAAGTCCCACCCTATATCTGTGGAGAATGCGGGTCACCGGAATCCCAATGCTCCAACTGTTGCTGATGCTGATGAAGGCTTGGACGAGGCAGTCGAAGGGCTACCCAAAGGACGAGGGaagaaaaaggggaagaaggGGCATAAAGTGAGTTCTGCTCTCTTGGGTTTCAACGTGGCCAGCAACCGGATAATGATGGGTGAGATCCAGAGCCTCGAGGATTAG
- the LOC122020430 gene encoding protein ESSENTIAL FOR POTEXVIRUS ACCUMULATION 1-like isoform X4 encodes MAVYRNADDCHGLTVDPLPRLSHKDIQGSGNPIPLSPQWLISKAADSKESDSIHDNKTDALKASVTVDGFSSVGKKKDVYRPILHDSEGGRRDRWHDEERETNSAIRRDRWREGDKEPGDIRRTEHWPENSSKHSGEIRRVPSERWVDSGNKEIDLRRDSKWSTRWGPSGKESDNWREKWLDSSKGSNTTPDKGSPYFNSHGKDMNNHGKETEGDDHYSRSWRSNYGLGRGRGDSSHNQLHTPLKQPHVQGYSRGRLENGISSMFAGRGRFNSSVNNRNSETSCVHLVGSFHEKVDDTSELSGLRYTRIKMLDIYMKTDIKSIRSSFNEFVEVPPLTEEETLEPIAFSAPTADESVIIKGIDKGDIVSSGVPQVSKESSIGRSTSEAIPSRQTKLDYDMPNSADSYKDQIDNSEVENCILLEIPPYDKQQYQNSSSSRSRSKDLDVITPDADEMISKESIRLVTASPCVPQRSQSTGDYKPGSVHDKCMRSSHLQKDIESKHGPAITSAFYCNTDGIALHSDAKNEAYMKKQLSEVTKETHPFFSKDVLAARRMQLTSPENLLLYYKDPQGQIQGPFSGGDVIAWFEAGYFGIDLQVCLAGSPADTPFSSLGDVMPHLRAKAGPPPGFAAVNHVSAMGETLKGKFAGSSSILNGLGEYDVLTNGKKDSNIAATEAQNLFLESLMSGNISSSTSETLSFSRGMQESGGTASCLPSVVGESGNDTNYLSAQTRLLERRRSSVNPVSYLSGGDPSSVPSSETDLISESLPQSKLFPSVVDSSDQTPKPQQFDLLSLLHAGADKSVSLTSGHSAPFSNFSDVATVNNLLHAGAELPAEVLSMHYNQHLPSQIRFGGQQQGFQPANQPSLPNLISQHSDSSFVPPGKFPPSEMHQDLRLQSLAQQHYLLSQLHLPSQVPSAQLPLLEKLLLLQQQQEQQQLLIQQQQQQQQHQQYQQMLSKAVSSHQSQQQFIDSSYGQTSGNIAMDHVMLHRGNEQFQIGQQLPVAYEGSGRASYYYDTNLQNSLDESSLNSGPPSMPIPLQIRDQTIASKEFDTQFVMDNVANLPNTKTKQEMIDGSNFSKARQGYEELGFESQNITQSSSGAEKEQEVALVSQAQELAPLGLEESQLSVDFLPPMTDLGPDIDISLLELNDQNNDQSAPNITVEIQDRKKSSEKKSKKQKKFKTKINLDAGKELSNLVSSQTSHVNVEVGANANEAKFELVNDVSIAVTTEMSESQSSRVPSHANPVPSEPKDEEVNASAVATLAFNPRVSSTQWAWKSAPGFKPKSLLEIQQEEQLKAQRGMGSETVAVTPAVVAPSPASWSSITNLENKLFRDTVLESNTLFINSEDPLKSKSRKSNLHDLLAEEVLAKSNNDIESSASNAQNSLLSLPSQGQAHVDASAHVDASAIDVNDFVEAKDTRKARKKASKSKAVGAKIQQPVSSAELSASPSTVKKDKITHQVQGKETLLVPPAAPSLGDFVLWKEDQSSSLPPLAWSMDSKKQQRPMSLRDIQMEQQKRSGTMQQQQAPIQTAKVQPNHASRGSETWQVSGSSPSNTASSVQFVSQVSNQTKSRAEDDLFWGLPEQLKPELKNRSDFPPTESSVSKAAKGSTLKGVSGAGTGQKLVGSRGMEYTLSSSVPSLPTPKGKGIAATKNSEAKEFQDWCVNEWIRLTGTNDTSFLEFCIKQSMSEAKMLLQENLGSLDRNHDFIDKFLNYKEFLPSDVLEAAFQLQKSHPISVENAGHRNPNAPTVADADEGLDEAVEGLPKGRGKKKGKKGHKVSSALLGFNVASNRIMMGEIQSLED; translated from the exons ACATTCAAGGCTCTGGGAATCCTATACCTCTTTCTCCTCAATGGCTGATTTCGAAGGCAGCTGATAGTAAG GAATCAGACAGTATTCATGACAACAAGACAGATGCTCTGAAGGCATCAGTAACTGTTGATGGTTTTTCTAGTGTTGGTAAGAAAAAGGATGTCTATAGGCCTATCTTGCATGACTCAGAAGGTGGTCGTCGAGATCGGTGGCATGATGAAGAGAGGGAAACAAATTCTGCCATTCGCCGAGACCGTTGGAGGGAGGGAGACAAGGAACCTGGTGATATACGCAGGACAGAACATTGGCCTGAAAATTCCTCCAAGCATTCTGGGGAAATACGGCGTGTTCCATCTGAAAGATGGGTTGATTCTGGGAACAAGGAAATTGACCTGCGACGTGACAGCAAATGGAGCACAAGATGGGGACCAAGTGGTAAGGAGTCAGATAACTGGCGTGAGAAGTGGTTGGATTCTAGCAAAGGCAGTAACACAACTCCTGACAAAGGCTCACCATATTTCAATAGTCATGGAAAGGACATGAATAATCATGGAAAGGAGACTGAAGGAGATGATCACTATTCTCGTTCATGGCGATCTAACTATGGTTTAGGTCGTGGAAGGGGAGACTCATCTCATAACCAACTGCATACCCCTCTCAAACAGCCTCATGTGCAAGGCTATAGTCGAGGAAGACTAGAGAATGGGATATCATCCATGTTTGCTGGTCGAGGAAGATTTAACTCTAGTGTGAACAATAGGAACAGTGAGACTTCTTGTGTTCATCTGGTTGGTTCTTTTCACGAAAAGGTTGATGATACCTCTGAACTTTCTGGTTTAAGATATACTAGGATAAAAATGCTTGATATATATATGAAAACTGATATAAAGAGTATTAGATCATCATTTAATGAATTTGTTGAAGTTCCTCCCCTAACTGAAGAGGAAACATTGGAGCCCATAGCATTTTCTGCTCCTACAGCTGATGAATCA GTTATTATCAAGGGAATTGACAAAGGAGATATTGTGAGTAGTGGTGTTCCTCAAGTATCCAAGGAATCTTCCATTGGGAGGTCTACTTCGGAAGCCATCCCATCTAGGCAAACTAAATTAG ATTATGACATGCCAAATTCTGCAGATAGTTATAAAGATCAAATTGACAATTCTGAGGTGGAGAATTGCATCCTTTTGGAGATCCCACCATATGATAAACAACAATATCAAAATAGTAGTTCGAGTAGATCTCGATCAAAAG ACTTAGATGTTATCACTCCTGATGCTGATGAGATGATTTCTAAAGAAAGTATCAGGCTAGTGACTGCATCGCCTTGTGTTCCACAAAGATCTCAGTCAACTGGGGACTATAAACCTGGTTCTGTGCATGATAAGTGTATGCGATCCTCTCATCTGCAGAAAGATATAGAGTCAAAGCATGGCCCTGCCATTACCTCTGCGTTCTACTGTAACACTGATGGAATTGCTTTACACTCAGATGCCAAAAACGAGGCCTATATGAAAAAACAACTATCTGAGGTGACAAAGGAAACCCATCCCTTCTTCTCCAAGGATGTGTTGGCTGCAAGGAGGATGCAACTCACTTCACCAGAAAATCTTTTACTATATTACAAAGATCCTCAAGGTCAAATTCAAGGTCCCTTTTCTGGAGGTGATGTTATTGCATGGTTTGAAGCAGGATATTTTGGTATCGATCTGCAAGTCTGCCTTGCAGGTTCTCCTGCTGATACACCTTTTTCTTCCCTTGGAGATGTTATGCCACATTTAAGAGCAAAGGCTGGACCACCGCCTGGATTTGCGGCGGTCAACCATGTTTCTGCAATGGGCGAGACACTTAAGGGTAAATTTGCTGGTTCCAGTAGCATTCTTAATGGTCTTGGTGAATATGATGTGCTTACAAATGGAAAAAAGGACTCAAATATTGCTGCAACTGAAGCACAAAATCTGTTTTTGGAGTCTTTGATGTCTGGTAATATTAGCAGTTCAACTTCAGAAACCTTGTCATTCAGTAGAG GTATGCAAGAATCCGGTGGGACTGCTAGTTGCTTGCCTTCTGTGGTAGGAGAAAGTGGGAATGATACTAATTACCTCTCGGCACAAACCAGGTTGTTGGAGAGACGAAGGTCATCAGTGAACCCTGTCTCATATTTGTCAGGTGGTGACCCATCATCAGTTCCTAGCTCTGAAACAGATTTGATTTCAGAATCTTTACCACAGTCTAAGCTGTTTCCGTCAGTTGTGGACTCTTCTGATCAAACTCCTAAGCCCCAGCAATTTGACTTGCTGTCCCTTTTGCATGCTGGTGCTGATAAGTCGGTTTCGCTAACTAGTGGCCATAGTGCACCTTTTTCAAACTTTTCAGATGTTGCAACCGTAAATAATCTCCTTCATGCTGGTGCTGAGCTTCCGGCCGAGGTATTGAGTATGCATTATAATCAACATTTGCCATCTCAGATTAGATTTGGAGGCCAGCAACAGGGTTTCCAGCCAGCTAACCAACCCTCATTACCTAATTTAATATCTCAACACAGTGATTCTTCTTTTGTTCCACCTGGTAAATTTCCTCCATCTGAGATGCACCAGGATCTGCGATTGCAGAGTTTGGCGCAACAACACTATCTTCTATCTCAACTTCATTTGCCATCTCAGGTTCCTTCTGCTCAATTACCATTGTTAGAAAAGTTATTACTGCTTCAACAACAGCAAGAGCAGCAGCAGCTCTTAatacagcagcagcagcagcaacaacaacatcaGCAATATCAGCAAATGCTTTCAAAAGCTGTTTCCAGTCATCAGTCTCAGCAACAGTTCATTGATTCTTCTTATGGACAAACATCTGGCAATATTGCTATGGATCATGTTATGCTTCACAGAGGTAACGAACAATTTCAGATTGGTCAGCAGTTGCCAGTTGCTTATGAAGGTAGTGGACGAGCATCATATTATTATGATACTAACTTACAAAATTCTCTGGATGAAAGTTCATTGAATTCTGGACCTCCATCTATGCCTATTCCACTTCAGATCCGTGACCAAACAATTGCTTCAAAGGAATTTGATACTCAATTTGTGATGGATAATGTTGCTAATCttccaaacaccaaaacaaaaCAAGAGATGATAGACGGTTCAAATTTCTCTAAGGCTCGGCAGGGTTATGAGGAATTGGGTTTTGAATCCCAAAATATTACTCAAAGCTCGAGTGGTGCTGAGAAAGAGCAAGAGGTAGCATTGGTTTCTCAGGCTCAAGAATTGGCACCCCTAGGCCTAGAAGAGAGTCAACTGTCTGTAGATTTTCTACCTCCTATGACAGATCTTGGACCTGATATAGATATTTCTTTGTTAGAGCTCAATGATCAAAACAACGATCAGTCCGCCCCTAATATAACTGTAGAAATACAAGACAGGAAAAAAAGTtctgaaaaaaaatctaagaagcAAAAGAAATTCAAGACAAAAATAAATTTAGATGCCGGGAAAGAATTGTCCAATTTAGTTTCTAGCCAGACATCACATGTGAAtgttgaagttggtgcaaatgCTAATGAAGCTAAATTTGAATTAGTGAATGATGTTTCTATTGCAGTTACTACTGAAATGTCTGAATCACAAAGTTCTCGAGTGCCATCCCATGCAAATCCTGTACCTAGTGAACCAAAAGATGAAGAAGTCAATGCCAGTGCAGTTGCTACACTGGCATTCAATCCGAGGGTATCATCAACTCAGTGGGCATGGAAATCTGCTCCAGGGTTCAAACCTAAATCTCTGTTGGAGATACAACAGGAGGAACAGCTGAAGGCACAAAGAGGAATGGGTTCTGAAACTGTTGCTGTGACACCTGCTGTAGTTGCTCCATCTCCAGCCTCTTGGTCATCAATCACTAATTTGGAAAATAAGCTATTCAGGGATACTGTTCTTGAATCAAATACACTCTTTATCAACTCTGAAGATCCTCTTAAATCAAAGAGCAGGAAAAGCAATTTGCATGATTTATTGGCCGAAGAAGTTTTGGCTAAGTCAAATAATGATATTGAGTCTTCAGCTAGCAATGCTCAGAATTCACTTCTATCACTACCATCACAAGGACAAGCACATGTTGATGCTTCAGCACATGTTGATGCTTCTGCTATTGACGTCAATGATTTTGTTGAGGCAAAAGACACTAGAAAAGCTCGCAAAAAGGCATCAAAGTCAAAAGCTGTTGGAGCCAAGATACAACAACCAGTTAGTTCTGCTGAATTGTCTGCATCTCCATCAACTGTTAAAAAGGATAAAATTACACACCAAGTACAAGGAAAAGAAACTTTATTGGTTCCCCCTGCTGCTCCATCATTAGGAGATTTTGTTCTTTGGAAGGAGGATCAATCAAGCTCTCTTCCTCCACTAGCATGGTCTATGGACTCTAAGAAGCAGCAGAGACCGATGTCACTAAGAGACATTCAAATGGAACAACAGAAGAGGTCTGGAACCATGCAACAACAGCAGGCTCCAATACAAACTGCTAAAGTTCAGCCAAACCATGCAAGTCGGGGAAGTGAGACTTGGCAGGTTAGTGGGTCATCGCCATCTAACACTGCATCATCCGTTCAGTTTGTTTCACAAGTTTCAAATCAGACAAAATCTAGAGCCGAAGATGATCTATTTTGGGGGTTGCCTGAGCAATTGAAACCGGAACTCAAAAA CAGGTCAGACTTCCCTCCAACCGAGAGCTCTGTCAGCAAGGCAGCAAAAGGCTCCACCTTAAAAGGAGTTTCTGGAGCAGGAACAGGGCAGAAACTTGTTGGAAGTAGAGGCATGGAGTATACTCTTTCCTCATCCGTGCCCAGTTTGCCAACTCCGAAGGGAAAGGGCATTGCTGCTACAAAGAACTCAG AGGCGAAGGAATTCCAAGATTGGTGTGTGAATGAGTGGATCCGGCTCACAGGGACTAATG ACACCAGTTTTCTGGAATTTTGCATAAAGCAATCAATGTCGGAGGCCAAGATGCTACTGCAAGAAAACCTTGGTTCTCTGGACCGCAATCATGATTTCATCGACAAGTTCCTCAACTATAAAGAGTTCTTGCCTTCAGATGTCCTCGAAGCTGCATTCCAGCTGCAGAAGTCCCACCCTATATCTGTGGAGAATGCGGGTCACCGGAATCCCAATGCTCCAACTGTTGCTGATGCTGATGAAGGCTTGGACGAGGCAGTCGAAGGGCTACCCAAAGGACGAGGGaagaaaaaggggaagaaggGGCATAAAGTGAGTTCTGCTCTCTTGGGTTTCAACGTGGCCAGCAACCGGATAATGATGGGTGAGATCCAGAGCCTCGAGGATTAG